A part of Candidatus Cloacimonadaceae bacterium genomic DNA contains:
- a CDS encoding Hsp70 family protein, producing MKGYIGIDLGTTNSVICSYDGSTTRIWKSPEQNDVTPSAIFFDKRGNKYLGNRAYDSAPYNPDSSAILFKRLMGTKTRLHFANANITMSPEECSAEVLKILFGYLPDELRNNPESGSVITVPAAFNQMQKDSTMHAAQIAGIGNVVIMQEPVAAVMSTMRFRKNDGIFVIYDLGGGTLDIAIAESIGGSVNLLSHGGIAICGGRDFDRVLVDNIVKPWIIDNFKMPDDLTINPKYLSLLRLATWATEKAKIELSIKPSTRISLNESETRVCDLSGREIFLDIPIDQHAYDKLINERVSESIEAVLQTLKGVSLSQHDIDSIVFIGGPTNYKPLRDKVTCELGIRGITDVNPMTAVAEGASLYAESIEWNTDTHSKKNNRGQIIAESNLNIAFNYITRTADNKAKIAVQVSGKLSDEAEFQIDSLDSGWSSGRIPLTFGLTLDIALSKVGDNAFKIFVFDSKGSPVKLENDKIVITKTAASIEAIPSSHSIGIEVLEKIGGSPVLDWLIRAGDNLPKKDVKVFKAAESLKSGGSNSINFKLWEGEIEDPITDNRPIGVLKITGSDFDDGVIPAGADLECEYEIMDSGIVKVEVSVPCIGSVFHSGRNFYSSQEGQLDYMNVSELVIDEGETTLNRIDEISEAIENPKLLQARQKLENALSLDPGETDTDKSQEAMEKVLEAKKLLAQVRKEHLKEIRQLELDKIIAFFEDNIKQYARPSEITSFSSLIKTATRAIERNDSDFENHISVLKGKNFEILWRQDWFVIERFKWIANSSGIVIDRNQFAELVKHGSKLLQSDEIDELRNVVIQLSRLQISSGYEEDTFDIANIIKG from the coding sequence ATGAAAGGTTACATTGGCATTGATTTAGGTACTACAAACAGTGTTATATGTTCATATGATGGTTCAACAACAAGAATTTGGAAAAGTCCAGAGCAGAATGATGTAACTCCCTCAGCGATTTTTTTTGATAAAAGAGGTAATAAGTACTTAGGCAATAGAGCATATGATTCAGCTCCCTATAATCCAGATAGTTCAGCGATTTTGTTTAAACGACTTATGGGTACTAAAACTCGATTACATTTCGCAAATGCAAATATAACAATGAGTCCAGAAGAATGTTCAGCTGAAGTTCTGAAAATTCTATTTGGATATTTACCAGATGAATTGCGAAACAACCCTGAAAGTGGTTCAGTTATAACTGTTCCTGCAGCATTCAACCAAATGCAAAAAGACTCAACAATGCATGCTGCCCAGATTGCAGGAATTGGAAATGTCGTTATTATGCAAGAACCTGTTGCAGCAGTTATGAGTACAATGAGATTTCGAAAAAATGACGGCATATTTGTAATATATGATCTCGGAGGTGGTACTCTTGATATAGCTATTGCAGAAAGTATTGGAGGTAGTGTTAACTTACTTTCTCATGGTGGGATAGCGATTTGTGGTGGAAGAGATTTTGATAGAGTGCTTGTCGACAATATTGTTAAACCATGGATTATAGATAATTTTAAGATGCCAGACGATCTAACAATTAACCCTAAATATTTATCCTTGTTAAGACTAGCTACATGGGCAACAGAGAAAGCTAAAATTGAATTATCGATAAAACCATCTACTAGGATTAGTTTAAATGAATCTGAAACAAGAGTTTGCGATTTAAGTGGAAGAGAAATTTTCTTAGACATACCTATTGATCAACATGCCTACGACAAGCTAATAAATGAAAGAGTAAGTGAGTCGATTGAAGCTGTTCTTCAAACATTAAAGGGAGTTAGTCTATCTCAACATGATATTGATAGTATCGTATTTATCGGGGGTCCAACTAATTATAAACCACTTCGGGACAAAGTAACATGTGAACTTGGAATTCGTGGAATAACTGATGTCAACCCAATGACAGCGGTTGCTGAAGGAGCAAGTCTATATGCTGAATCAATTGAATGGAATACTGATACACATTCTAAAAAGAACAATCGTGGTCAAATAATAGCAGAAAGTAATCTAAATATTGCATTTAACTATATCACGAGAACTGCTGATAACAAAGCAAAAATAGCAGTTCAAGTATCCGGCAAATTGTCAGATGAAGCAGAATTTCAAATTGATAGCTTAGACAGCGGATGGTCATCAGGTAGGATTCCACTAACATTTGGTTTAACCTTAGATATTGCATTATCTAAGGTTGGTGATAATGCATTTAAAATCTTTGTGTTCGATTCGAAAGGATCTCCTGTAAAGTTGGAAAATGACAAAATTGTTATAACAAAAACTGCAGCTTCTATCGAAGCAATACCCTCATCACACTCAATTGGAATTGAAGTGCTTGAAAAAATTGGTGGAAGCCCAGTTCTTGACTGGCTGATAAGGGCTGGAGATAATCTCCCGAAAAAGGACGTAAAGGTTTTTAAAGCAGCTGAATCTTTGAAATCAGGGGGATCGAACTCGATAAATTTTAAATTATGGGAAGGAGAGATAGAAGACCCAATCACTGATAATAGACCTATAGGGGTTCTGAAGATTACAGGATCTGACTTTGATGATGGAGTGATTCCAGCAGGAGCTGATTTAGAATGTGAATACGAAATTATGGATTCTGGTATTGTAAAAGTTGAAGTTTCCGTTCCCTGTATTGGAAGTGTGTTTCATTCTGGTAGGAACTTCTATTCAAGCCAAGAAGGGCAATTGGATTACATGAATGTTTCTGAACTAGTTATTGATGAGGGAGAAACAACACTTAATCGTATTGATGAGATTTCTGAAGCAATTGAAAACCCTAAACTTCTCCAAGCACGGCAGAAACTTGAAAACGCATTATCACTTGACCCAGGCGAAACAGATACAGACAAATCTCAAGAAGCTATGGAGAAAGTACTAGAAGCAAAAAAACTACTTGCTCAAGTTCGGAAAGAGCACTTAAAAGAGATTAGACAACTGGAGCTTGATAAAATTATCGCTTTTTTTGAGGACAATATCAAACAGTATGCTCGTCCCTCGGAAATCACCTCTTTTAGTAGTTTAATTAAAACTGCAACTCGGGCAATTGAAAGAAATGACAGTGATTTTGAAAACCATATCTCCGTTTTAAAAGGTAAAAACTTTGAAATTTTATGGCGACAAGATTGGTTTGTAATAGAGAGATTCAAATGGATTGCAAACTCATCTGGCATTGTCATTGATAGAAATCAGTTTGCAGAATTAGTTAAACATGGCAGTAAATTGTTACAATCGGATGAGATTGATGAGTTAAGAAATGTCGTTATACAATTATCACGATTACAGATAAGCAGTGGTTATGAAGAAGATACTTTCGATATTGCAAACATAATTAAGGGCTAA
- a CDS encoding ATP-binding protein, with protein sequence MLQDLWFPRRYKLSSTIELGKMLYCGEEWQIYGSKLQLKYLIIKPNLGDKWIDSHLIDQSLLKPILYGAEKYYILICNSDFRLEPVENSNSPSDKSDALAFAIALKESRKVLSDVSFHDSIYLEQYTRLLPTWTLSASISDDYVFGSWLTGGVYISVNSFRRLTNLLGWMSRNDLFEVIQISGLNSNTQTAISTDNQKTVINKSLQIGEDVDNKDDKKGTYFSLPGRPMLEEFFNDHVIDIILNEDKYATLGINFPSAIVLHGPPGCGKTYAVERLIEFIDWPSFAISSNSVGSPYIHETSKKISEVFNNAIDSAPSVIIIDEMESFLSDRRGDTNSSTHHIEEVAEFLRRIPEAINNKVLIIAMTNMIDVIDPAILRRGRFDHIIKVDMPSREEVDSLLRELLSKVPVSPNIEKEFLLELLVGKPLSDIAYVIREAARIAAKMNKICIDQESLVKSMDSIPKDHAVSKKRIGF encoded by the coding sequence ATGCTACAAGATTTATGGTTTCCCAGGAGGTATAAGCTTTCCTCTACAATTGAGTTAGGTAAGATGCTATACTGTGGTGAAGAATGGCAAATTTATGGTTCGAAACTTCAACTAAAGTATTTGATTATTAAACCTAATTTGGGAGACAAGTGGATCGATAGTCACTTGATAGATCAATCTCTATTAAAACCAATCCTATATGGTGCTGAGAAGTATTATATATTAATTTGTAACTCTGACTTTAGACTCGAACCTGTCGAAAACAGTAATTCACCTTCTGATAAATCTGATGCATTAGCCTTTGCGATCGCCCTTAAAGAATCCAGAAAAGTGCTAAGCGATGTATCATTCCATGATTCCATTTATTTAGAGCAATACACTCGTCTGCTTCCAACATGGACTTTATCTGCAAGCATATCAGATGATTATGTATTTGGATCATGGTTAACAGGTGGAGTATATATTTCTGTAAATTCATTTAGAAGACTTACAAATTTATTGGGATGGATGTCTCGCAATGATCTTTTTGAAGTAATACAGATAAGCGGACTTAATAGCAACACACAAACTGCTATCTCTACAGATAATCAAAAAACTGTTATCAATAAGTCCCTACAAATCGGTGAGGATGTTGATAATAAAGATGACAAAAAGGGTACTTACTTTTCGTTACCAGGACGCCCTATGTTAGAAGAGTTTTTTAATGATCATGTCATTGATATTATTCTTAATGAGGATAAATACGCAACACTTGGAATTAACTTCCCATCAGCTATTGTTCTTCATGGCCCTCCTGGATGTGGGAAGACATACGCAGTAGAGCGATTAATTGAATTCATCGATTGGCCAAGCTTTGCTATAAGCTCGAACAGTGTGGGAAGCCCATATATTCACGAAACAAGTAAGAAAATCTCAGAGGTTTTCAATAATGCTATTGATTCAGCTCCATCAGTTATTATCATTGATGAAATGGAGTCATTTTTATCTGATCGAAGAGGTGATACAAATTCAAGCACGCATCATATTGAGGAAGTCGCCGAGTTTTTGAGGAGAATTCCAGAAGCTATCAATAACAAGGTCTTGATTATAGCTATGACAAACATGATTGATGTGATTGACCCAGCAATTCTACGCAGAGGGCGTTTCGATCATATAATCAAAGTTGACATGCCATCACGTGAGGAAGTTGACTCACTCCTGCGTGAATTATTAAGTAAAGTACCCGTTTCTCCAAATATAGAAAAGGAATTTCTTTTAGAACTTTTAGTTGGCAAGCCATTATCTGATATAGCATATGTAATTCGTGAAGCGGCACGAATAGCAGCCAAAATGAATAAAATATGTATTGATCAAGAGAGTTTAGTAAAATCTATGGATTCTATCCCCAAAGACCATGCAGTCTCAAAAAAACGCATAGGGTTCTAA